One window from the genome of Glycine soja cultivar W05 chromosome 12, ASM419377v2, whole genome shotgun sequence encodes:
- the LOC114379228 gene encoding probable serine/threonine-protein kinase At1g54610 isoform X4, whose translation MGGVCCKPSAIEDSKESPRERMSTKAASLDSRVSRGASLRREDAYRGKDRYDGNDVRTALIDKQGNGSVRLQDENIERKRERMECVVAAQQHPGAGSVPKAMEGEQVAAGWPSWLAAVAGEAIKGWLPRRADSFEKLDKIGQGTYSNVYRARDLEQNKIVALKKVRFDNLEPESVRFMAREIHILRRLDHPNVIKLEGLVTSRMSCSLYLVFEYMEHDLAGLASHPKLKFTEAQVKCYMQQLLQGLDHCHNCGVLHRDIKGSNLLIDNNGILKIADFGLASVFDPNQTQPLTSRVVTLWYRPPELLLGATYYGTAVDLWSTGCILAELYAGKPIMPGRTEVEQLHKIFKLCGSPSEDYWRKSKLPHATIFKPRQPYWRCVADTFKDFPAPALALMETLLSIDPADRGTAASALKSDFFTTKPLPCDPSSLPKYPPSKEFDAKLRDEQARRQGATGSRGQRHDLERRGARESRAVPAPDANAELPLSMQRQSQAQSKSRSEKFNPHPEEASGFPIDPPRSSQAVEVGIETQVPQHKRASHSGPLAHRTAWAKSGKNQDDAPKISVGGDLSTISGLVAARSMLSDDRRERSGSSQTEASKLTNRFPGSFKDFSESSIKQDQRHHVQGQVGTSQKEEGRSSNKDLVLVGYGSEGHKIHYSGPLTSSNMDQVLKDHDRQIQEAVRRARLDKAKIRRLQAEGNQEKQRNYPKLSLRRMVSRASEGLSQIPKGWVW comes from the exons ATGGGTGGTGTCTGTTGCAAGCCCTCTGCCATTGAGGATAGCAAGGAGAGTCCAAGGGAGCGTATGTCGACCAAGGCGGCTTCATTGGACTCTCGTGTGTCGAGGGGTGCTTCCTTGAGGCGGGAGGATGCATATAGGGGGAAGGATAGGTATGATGGTAATGATGTGAGGACTGCTTTGATTGATAAGCAAGGGAACGGTTCTGTGCGGTTGCAAGACGAAAATATTGagaggaagagggagagaatggagTGTGTTGTTGCTGCTCAACAACATCCAGGGGCTGGTAGTGTTCCCAAGGCCATGGAAGGGGAGCAGGTTGCAGCTGGATGGCCATCCTGGCTGGCAGCAGTGGCTGGAGAGGCTATTAAGGGATGGTTGCCTCGCCGTGCTGATTCCTTCGAGAAGCTGGATAAA ATTGGACAGGGAACTTATAGTAATGTTTATAGGGCTCGTGATCTTGagcaaaataaaattgttgcTTTGAAAAAAGTCAGGTTTGATAATCTTGAGCCAGAGAGTGTTCGCTTCATGGCAAGGGAAATTCACATTCTACGTAGGCTTGATCATCCAAATGTCATAAAACTGGAAGGCCTTGTTACATCAAGGATGTCTTGCAGCTTATACCTTGTTTTCGAATACATGGAGCATGATTTGGCTGGGCTTGCATCACATCCTAAACTGAAGTTTACGGAAGCACAG GTAAAATGTTACATGCAGCAACTTCTACAAGGACTTGACCACTGCCACAACTGTGGTGTGCTGCACCGTGACATTAAGGGTTCCAATCTTTTGATTGATAACAATGGCATCTTGAAGATTGCAGACTTTGGTTTGGCAAGTGTTTTTGATCCAAATCAAACTCAGCCTTTGACAAGCCGAGTTGTCACTCTTTGGTACCGTCCACCAGAGCTTTTACTTGGTGCCACATACTATGGCACTGCTGTAGATTTATGGAGTACAGGCTGTATACTTGCTGAGTTGTATGCTGGCAAACCTATAATGCCTGGAAGAACTGAG GTGGAGCAGttgcataaaatttttaaactttGTGGTTCACCTTCTGAGGATTATTGGAGAAAATCAAAGTTGCCACATGCAACCATATTTAAGCCCCGACAACCCTATTGGCGTTGTGTTGCCGACACATTCAAGGATTTCCCTGCACCTGCTTTAGCACTCATGGAGACTCTTTTGTCCATTGATCCTGCTGATCGTGGAACTGCAGCATCTGCTTTGAAGAGTGAT TTCTTCACAACAAAGCCTCTACCTTGTGATCCTTCAAGTTTGCCAAAGTATCCTCCTAGCAAAGAATTTGATGCCAAACTACGGGACGAACAAGCAAGAAG GCAGGGGGCAACAGGAAGCAGGGGCCAGAGACATGACCTTGAAAGAAGAGGGGCAAGAGAATCTCGAGCTGTTCCTGCACCTGATGCCAATGCTGAACTGCCACTGTCAATGCAG AGACAAAGTCAGGCCCAATCAAAAAGCAGAAGTGAGAAGTTTAATCCTCATCCTGAAGAAGCTTCTGGATTTCCCATTGATCCCCCCAGATCGTCACAAGCTGTAGAAGTAGGTATAGAAACTCAAGTACCACAACATAAAAGAGCCTCCCATTCGGGTCCGCTGGCTCACCGAACTGCATGGGCTAAATCTGGGAAGAACCAGGATGATGCTCCAAAGATTTCAGTTGGGGGCGACCTATCAACAATCTCAGGCTTAGTTGCTGCAAGGAGTATGTTGTCAGATGATCGCAGAGAAAGATCTGGATCGTCACAAACGGAGGCTTCAAAATTAACGAACAGATTCCCAGGATCATTCAAGGACTTCTCTGAATCGTCAATAAAACAAGATCAAAGGCATCATGTACAGGGCCAAGTAGGCACTTCCCAAAAGGAAGAAGGGAGAAGCAGCAACAAAGACCTAGTTCTT GTTGGTTATGGATCAGAGGGTCATAAAATTCATTACTCTGGTCCATTAACATCAAGCAACATGGATCAGGTGTTGAAAGACCATGACCGCCAAATTCAAGAGGCTGTTAGACGGGCACGTTTGGATAAAGCAAAAATTAGGAGGCTCCAAGCTGAAGGGAACCAG GAAAAACAGAGAAACTACCCTAAACTATCCTTAAGAAGGATGGTTTCAAGGGCAAGTGAAGGATTATCCCAAATACCAAAAGGTTGGGTTTGGTGA